GTTTACGGGTGTGTGATTGCGGCGGAAGAAGGTAGGCGTGTTGTTTTGAAGGGAACGCGGCAGGGGGCGGGTGAAACTTGTAAAACTCAGTGCCTTGACCCGTAAGCTCCCCCGCTGCGCTCCTCAGCGTACGGGCGGCACCCGAGGAGATTGGGGCGACCCTCTATCGCAATCCCTTAACGAAACCAACTCAAGATGCGCTGCCAGAGGCTGGTGCTGGGCAGGACGATTTCCCGCGCACCCGGTTGGATCGGGGTTCTCGGAGGCACATCCACCACCCGGATCGTTACCGCCGTCACGTTGTCCGTACCACCGTTTTCCAGAGCGAGTTCCACGACCTTGCGGGTGCCCGCCTTCAAGTCGCCGTCCGAAAGGCATTCGGCGATATCGGCGTTCGGCACCATGTTGGAGAGGCCGTCCGAGCAGATGAGCAGGGTGTCGCCCTGTTCGAGGCGCACCGCAAAAAGATCGACGTCCACATCGGCCTTGATGCCGACGGCGCGCGTGATGAGATTCTTGAAGGAGCTGTTTTCGGCTTCCGCCTCGCTGATAACCCCATTGCGCACCTGCTCCGCCACCAGGGAATGATCTTCCGTGATCTGGTGGATCCCCGAGTGCTCGCGCAGCAGGTAAACCCGGCTGTCGCCCACCTGGGCGATATAGGCCCAGCCCCCGATGATGAGCACCGCCGAAACGGTCGTGCCCATTCCGGAATACTCCGGATTGGTCTCGGCTTCTTCGAATACCTGCTGATTGGCCTGGACCAGAGCGTCCCGGAGGGAGGGGGGAATGGCCGCGCGCGGCCCGTTGAAGTAGGCCTGATGCATGGCCCGCAGCGACATTCGGCTGGCGAATTCGCCCGCGCTCGCCCCGCCCATGCCGTCCGCCACGGAAAACAAAACACCGCGCTCGTCGGCGAGCACGGGATTCTTCGGGGCGCACATCAGGCAGGAGTCTTCATTTTTTTGGCGCTTCAGGCCTATATCGGTGAGGAGATGAGCCTGGAGATAGTCGCCGTACCAGGTGGCTTCAAAATTCTTGCCGTCCAACGGCCCGGCCACGGCGCCTGGAATCAAATCGCTCAACGGGGGGCTACCTCCCCGGACGTCCGGCAGAAGTGGGGGGTCAACGAAGGGTGCTCAGGCTCCGAAACACAATTCGACCAGGGAATCGTGCCCGATGTGCGCATGACTCCCCGGAAAAAACGAACCGAAGCCGTTTCCACCCCGGGCCGGCGCATCTCTACCTGTTTCGCAACGGTGCCCATGTAAGCCTCCGTAGTAAGCGTTCCACCCTCGCCAAGGAGCATGGCATAGTTTTCGGTATTAAAGCAAAAAAAGCGGGACCGGACAACTATTCGTTTGCCCGGTCCCGCTGGTCCATTTTGCTAGTTCTTTCCGCGTCCGGAAACGCCCTTGTCCGACTTGACCCGCTGGGCCTCGGGGACATTCGGGCGGAGGGCGCGGCTGGTCGCGCCGGCGCGCCACATTTCGCTGTTGCGCAGGTCGGAAAGCTCTTTGTCGAGCTTCTCCTTGTAGTCCGCGCCGCCGGTGGACTTGAGGACGCGCTTGCACTCTTCACCGCTCTTAACGCGGGCGTAGAGCTCTTTGAAGACCGGCAGGGTGGCCTTCTTGAACTTGGGCGACCAGTCGAGGGCGCCGCGCTGGGCCGTGGCGGAGCAGTTGGCGAACATCCAGTCCATGCCGTTCTCGTCGACCAGGCGGATGAGGCTCTGGGTGAGCTCCTCAACGGTTTCGTTGAAGGCTTCGGCGGGGCTGTGGCCGTTCTTGCGGAGCACTTCGTACTGGGCTTCCATGACGCCGGCCAGGGCGCCCATGAGGATACCGCGCTCGCCGGTGAGGTCGCTGTATACCTCCTTCTCAAAGGTGGTGTGGAACATGTAGCCCGAGCCGAGGGCGATGCCCAGGGCCAGGCAGCGGTCTTCGGCGCGACCGGTCGCGTCCTGGAAGACGGCGTAGCTGGAGTTGATGCCGACGCCCGCCAGGTAGTTGCGGCGCACCGAGGTGCCGGAACCTTTGGGGGCGACCATGATCACGTCCACATCCGCCGGGGGGACGACTTTGGTGTGTTCTTTATAGGTGATGGAGAAGCCGTGGGAGAAATAGAGGGCCATGCCGGGCTTCAGCATTTTCTTCAGCGTGGGCCAGTAGGCTTTCTGGGCGGCGTCCGACACGAGGAACTGCACCACGGTGGCGCGCTCCACGGCTTCCTCGGTGGTGAAAAGGTTCTTGCCCTTTTCCCAGCCGTCCTTCTGCGCGCGCTTCCAGCTTTCCTTGGAATCCTTGCGCAGGCCCACGATGACGTTGAAGCCGTTGTCGCGCATGTTCAGCGCCTGCGCCGGACCCTGCACGCCGTAGCCGATCACGGCGATCACTTCGTCCTTCAGGACCTTCTTGGCCTTCGCCATGGGAAATTCTTTGCGCGTGACGACGTGTTCTTCAACTCCGCCAAAATCGATTTGCATGTTTTTTCTCCAGAGAGTAAAAATAGGCCCGCCCCGGATTTATGGGGAAAGGCGAGGGGACGATTTGCGTCGGGCCGTGCTCAAGGCTCGGGTGCCGCACCATGCGGGCATCCGTGACGCTTCGGAAACTATGCGCACAACCCGCATATTGTAGTACGCAAGCGGTGGCGATTCAAGAATTTGAGATTTTCGGGCGCATCGGTTGGATTGTCGGACCGATCAGACGGATCAGACCGATCAGACGGATCGGCGAGATCCCGCCGACTACATGGATCCGTCGGATCCGTCCCATCGTCGCCACATCGCTATTTCTTACCCGCGGGAAAAATCCCCGCGACGCTGGTTTTCACCGTGTACACGCTCGTGCGCGCCGTGACATACAGGGTCTTGCCATCCTTGCCGCCAAAACCGCAGTTGGCCGGACCTTCCGGCAGCACCACCGTCTCCAGCAGGTCGCCCGCCGGGCCATACACCCGCACGCCGTCTTCGCAGGTCGCCCAGATGTTGCCCTGCGTGTCCGCCTTAATGCCGTCGGGGTAGGGGAGTTGACAGAAGACCTTGCCGCCTTCGTAGGCCCCGGTTTCCCCGATGCCAAAGACCCAAATGTCGCCCACCTTCTCCGAGGGCTCGTGGTCGCCCTCGGTATCGGCGACATAGAGCATCTTCTCATCGGGCGACAGGCAGAGGCCGTTGGGCTTGTTGAAATGCTTGCCCACCAGCGTCACCGTTTTCGATTCGGGCTCGATTGCGTAGACCCCGCTGAAGCCCAGCTCGGAATTGGCCATACCGCCTTCCAGTCCGTAGGGCGGATCCGTGAAAAAGATAACCCCGTCTCCCCGAACGATCACATCGTTCGGACTGTTGAACTTCTTGCCCTCGAATGTCTCGGCCAGCACGGTGATCGTCCCGTCCTTTTCCGTCCGGGTCACCCGGCGCGTCTTGTGTTCCGCCGCGATCAGTCGCCCTTCCCGATCCAGCGTCAGACCATTGGATTGTCCGCTCGGATCGCGGAAAATCTCACGCTTGCCCGTGTAAATCCGATCCGCGGGAATATCGCTGAACAGCAGGGTGCCGTCCGCCCGCCAGACCGGGCCTTCGGTAAACTGATGGCCCGTGGAGAGGGGTGAAACACTGGCGGGATCGTGCAATGCGGCCAGGGATGTGGCGGCGGCGATCAGGGCGTTTAGCAGCATGGTGGGA
The sequence above is a segment of the Candidatus Hydrogenedentota bacterium genome. Coding sequences within it:
- the ilvC gene encoding ketol-acid reductoisomerase, whose product is MQIDFGGVEEHVVTRKEFPMAKAKKVLKDEVIAVIGYGVQGPAQALNMRDNGFNVIVGLRKDSKESWKRAQKDGWEKGKNLFTTEEAVERATVVQFLVSDAAQKAYWPTLKKMLKPGMALYFSHGFSITYKEHTKVVPPADVDVIMVAPKGSGTSVRRNYLAGVGINSSYAVFQDATGRAEDRCLALGIALGSGYMFHTTFEKEVYSDLTGERGILMGALAGVMEAQYEVLRKNGHSPAEAFNETVEELTQSLIRLVDENGMDWMFANCSATAQRGALDWSPKFKKATLPVFKELYARVKSGEECKRVLKSTGGADYKEKLDKELSDLRNSEMWRAGATSRALRPNVPEAQRVKSDKGVSGRGKN
- a CDS encoding Stp1/IreP family PP2C-type Ser/Thr phosphatase encodes the protein MSDLIPGAVAGPLDGKNFEATWYGDYLQAHLLTDIGLKRQKNEDSCLMCAPKNPVLADERGVLFSVADGMGGASAGEFASRMSLRAMHQAYFNGPRAAIPPSLRDALVQANQQVFEEAETNPEYSGMGTTVSAVLIIGGWAYIAQVGDSRVYLLREHSGIHQITEDHSLVAEQVRNGVISEAEAENSSFKNLITRAVGIKADVDVDLFAVRLEQGDTLLICSDGLSNMVPNADIAECLSDGDLKAGTRKVVELALENGGTDNVTAVTIRVVDVPPRTPIQPGAREIVLPSTSLWQRILSWFR
- a CDS encoding SMP-30/gluconolactonase/LRE family protein, with the translated sequence MLLNALIAAATSLAALHDPASVSPLSTGHQFTEGPVWRADGTLLFSDIPADRIYTGKREIFRDPSGQSNGLTLDREGRLIAAEHKTRRVTRTEKDGTITVLAETFEGKKFNSPNDVIVRGDGVIFFTDPPYGLEGGMANSELGFSGVYAIEPESKTVTLVGKHFNKPNGLCLSPDEKMLYVADTEGDHEPSEKVGDIWVFGIGETGAYEGGKVFCQLPYPDGIKADTQGNIWATCEDGVRVYGPAGDLLETVVLPEGPANCGFGGKDGKTLYVTARTSVYTVKTSVAGIFPAGKK